Proteins encoded in a region of the Flammeovirga yaeyamensis genome:
- a CDS encoding polysaccharide biosynthesis/export family protein yields the protein MNSKYFFRRYLLLFFTISLAFGLSSCSIRKSILFKTEQNINDEAFLNAENSALNNYTIDVDDYIAMSVFTNEGEKVVDPNGDFLTTKQIASQRGNGGNANFNNNGMIESPNSALNAPIRENGDDPKKYLIKSDGTTELPLIGNVELKGLTLDQANKKLAELYSKFYQKPYVITQYTNKRVIVMGATGAEIVPLRNEHMTLLEIIALASQQGANTARNNGVPIQNDIMATNIRMVRPDPVLGFNKPSVQIVDLSTIQGLSKANLHVMPNDVIYIEPRRKSDTRNLQDLTLLVSVVSSVVSLYLLIQQISTGN from the coding sequence ATGAATAGCAAATATTTTTTCAGAAGATACTTACTTCTATTTTTTACCATCAGTTTAGCATTTGGCTTATCATCTTGTTCCATTCGAAAGAGTATTCTTTTTAAAACAGAACAAAATATCAACGATGAAGCTTTCTTAAATGCTGAAAACTCCGCTTTAAACAATTACACAATAGATGTAGATGACTATATCGCTATGTCTGTATTTACCAACGAAGGTGAAAAAGTAGTCGATCCAAACGGTGATTTTCTAACAACTAAGCAAATTGCTTCTCAAAGAGGAAATGGTGGTAATGCCAACTTTAACAACAACGGAATGATCGAAAGTCCGAACAGTGCCTTGAATGCACCTATTAGGGAAAACGGTGACGATCCGAAAAAATATTTGATAAAAAGTGATGGGACAACAGAACTGCCATTAATTGGAAATGTAGAATTAAAAGGTTTAACCCTAGATCAAGCCAATAAAAAACTAGCTGAATTATACAGTAAGTTTTATCAAAAGCCATACGTAATTACTCAATATACCAACAAAAGAGTAATTGTTATGGGGGCAACAGGAGCAGAGATTGTTCCTCTTCGAAACGAACACATGACACTTTTGGAAATCATTGCATTAGCTTCTCAGCAAGGAGCAAATACAGCTAGGAATAATGGTGTTCCTATTCAAAACGATATTATGGCGACCAATATTCGAATGGTACGTCCTGATCCTGTACTCGGATTTAATAAGCCTTCTGTTCAAATCGTAGATTTAAGTACAATCCAAGGTTTAAGCAAAGCTAACCTTCATGTAATGCCCAACGATGTAATTTACATTGAGCCAAGAAGAAAATCGGATACAAGAAATTTACAAGATTTGACCCTTTTAGTTAGTGTAGTATCAAGTGTTGTATCACTTTATCTATTGATCCAACAAATTTCTACTGGAAACTAA
- a CDS encoding tyrosine-protein kinase: protein MSDFEKEWEDLENNEESSTNDIDFDKLEFVVKKNIIWVILLLILSGVASYLYIRWTPEIYQANTLNQVKLTSSSQEFAEKFGITNSSLEEGKLESEMALITSGVMYERIVDSLIDLSVEYYSVGDVRDSELFEDGVPFTLTYPSGKQPALKNTPFYLQFSNGGKEYVITYKVGQTEKEIKGRSGEIIILGGQSLIITPKNKILETNKYSFTFNSKASIIGFLKRNLSVMIYDPKAKTIQISFTARNRKKAERVLEAINKAYSQLSREGKALVYERALEFLYSQIDITKDSLNNLETKMREMSFNKDLSSYMEAGPIVGNIQELEKSLNSLKSEKKKYQKLRTLLQADSSIVYIQAYATILTDGSISSSLDELAKLETEALRIRESYTSNTVASNSTLELYKKLRYEVAESIRFAEQFLDENINDLQREISKLRAVFFQNIGGDPDLKKIEKRVSIYTDISDLLTNKLIEVSMAQASTIESSTVIDAPRAGTAPISPRKMIAIAIAIAVGIFLSVLLIVINYLLMDKINGLKHLERRTNMPILGLIPKYEKEEMSVSKLVVSTDPKSTMSEAFRSIRTNLDFMVSDFLDDNPEEEKEQKTSKVISVTSTISGEGKTFVASNLAGIIAMSDKKVIMVDLDLRKPKVHLAMGGSNTIGASSILVGQNTIEDCMQETDIPNLKYISAGPIPPNPSELILSNNFKRFIKQLKEKFDVIMLDSPPVGLVTDGMIVMRHADNPIYVVRADYSKQSFIDNANNLYKSGKFKNISIVLNSVPDRRSYGGYGYGYGTMTYSSQGYGYGYTYGYDSDLTEEDVAYFDDKKKPFWKKWFKK from the coding sequence ATGAGTGATTTTGAAAAAGAATGGGAGGACTTAGAGAACAACGAAGAAAGTTCTACCAATGATATAGATTTTGATAAACTCGAGTTTGTCGTAAAGAAGAACATTATTTGGGTGATTCTACTCTTAATTTTGAGTGGTGTAGCCTCCTATCTTTATATTCGATGGACTCCCGAAATATATCAAGCAAATACATTAAACCAAGTAAAGTTAACCTCATCCTCTCAGGAATTTGCCGAGAAGTTTGGTATCACCAACAGTTCTCTTGAAGAAGGAAAGCTAGAAAGTGAGATGGCGTTAATTACTTCAGGTGTGATGTACGAACGTATTGTAGATTCTCTTATAGATCTATCTGTAGAATATTATTCTGTTGGAGATGTTCGTGATTCTGAATTATTCGAAGATGGAGTTCCATTTACCCTCACTTATCCATCTGGAAAACAACCCGCTTTAAAAAACACACCTTTCTACCTGCAATTTTCAAATGGCGGTAAGGAATATGTGATTACCTATAAAGTCGGGCAAACCGAAAAAGAAATAAAAGGACGTTCTGGTGAAATCATTATTTTAGGAGGTCAGTCATTGATTATTACCCCTAAAAATAAAATTCTAGAAACAAATAAATATAGTTTTACATTCAATTCTAAAGCGAGCATTATCGGTTTTCTTAAAAGGAATTTATCGGTAATGATTTATGATCCAAAAGCGAAAACTATTCAAATTTCTTTTACCGCTAGAAATAGAAAAAAAGCAGAGCGAGTGCTAGAAGCTATCAATAAAGCTTACAGTCAGCTTTCAAGAGAAGGTAAGGCTTTGGTGTATGAAAGAGCATTGGAGTTTCTGTATTCACAAATTGATATTACAAAAGACTCTCTAAATAATCTGGAAACTAAGATGCGAGAGATGAGCTTCAACAAAGACCTTAGTTCTTATATGGAAGCTGGGCCAATTGTAGGAAATATTCAAGAGTTAGAAAAATCATTAAACTCTCTCAAGTCAGAGAAGAAGAAATATCAAAAATTAAGAACGTTGCTTCAGGCAGATAGTAGTATCGTCTACATTCAGGCTTATGCAACTATTCTTACTGATGGAAGTATTTCATCTAGTTTAGACGAGCTAGCCAAATTAGAAACTGAAGCACTACGTATCAGAGAATCTTACACTTCTAATACTGTTGCAAGTAATTCTACATTGGAACTGTATAAAAAATTAAGGTACGAAGTCGCAGAATCTATTCGCTTTGCTGAACAGTTTTTGGATGAGAACATCAATGATCTACAAAGAGAAATAAGTAAACTTAGGGCGGTATTTTTCCAAAATATTGGAGGAGATCCTGATTTAAAGAAAATCGAAAAAAGGGTTTCTATTTACACTGACATCTCAGATCTTTTGACCAATAAACTTATTGAGGTCAGTATGGCTCAAGCTAGTACCATCGAAAGTTCTACAGTAATCGATGCCCCTCGGGCAGGAACAGCACCAATTAGTCCAAGGAAAATGATTGCCATAGCTATTGCTATTGCTGTAGGTATTTTCTTATCAGTATTACTTATTGTGATCAATTACTTGTTGATGGACAAAATCAATGGGTTAAAGCATTTAGAAAGAAGAACGAACATGCCAATTCTTGGTTTGATTCCTAAATATGAAAAAGAAGAAATGTCGGTATCGAAATTAGTTGTATCAACTGATCCAAAATCGACTATGTCAGAGGCTTTTCGTTCTATTCGTACCAATTTAGACTTTATGGTATCAGATTTCTTAGATGATAATCCCGAAGAGGAAAAAGAACAAAAAACATCTAAAGTGATCTCTGTTACCTCTACAATTAGTGGTGAAGGTAAAACATTCGTTGCTTCTAACTTAGCGGGTATTATTGCTATGTCGGATAAAAAAGTGATTATGGTTGATCTTGATTTAAGAAAACCAAAAGTCCACTTAGCCATGGGAGGAAGTAACACTATAGGTGCATCATCTATATTAGTAGGACAAAATACGATAGAAGATTGTATGCAAGAAACTGATATACCAAACTTAAAATATATTAGTGCAGGGCCTATACCTCCAAATCCTTCTGAATTGATCTTATCCAATAATTTCAAAAGGTTTATCAAACAACTAAAAGAGAAGTTTGATGTCATAATGCTAGATTCTCCTCCTGTAGGTTTGGTGACTGATGGTATGATTGTAATGAGACATGCCGACAATCCAATCTATGTTGTCAGAGCAGATTACTCTAAACAATCGTTTATTGATAACGCAAACAACCTTTACAAATCGGGTAAGTTTAAAAATATTTCTATTGTACTTAATTCCGTTCCAGATCGTAGAAGTTACGGTGGATATGGTTACGGCTATGGAACCATGACGTATAGCTCTCAAGGTTATGGTTATGGATATACTTACGGTTATGATTCTGATCTTACTGAGGAAGATGTCGCTTATTTTGATGATAAAAAGAAACCATTCTGGAAAAAATGGTTTAAAAAATAG
- a CDS encoding tyrosine-protein phosphatase has product MKWLFKLFGKKDQSKNKEVIKEPMGPPITTDMHAHFLPGIDDGAQNIGESLAIIKSLHSMGYTKLVATPHVMSDFFKNTPEIIHKALEEVRTAVKEEGISIEIDAAAEYYLDDVFIKKLRQGEKFLTFGDNYLLMETSFINPCIFIDEAIFLAISKGYKPVIAHPERYGYTYENNFDEIVRWKKLGALLQINALSLAGYYSSNAKRYAERLIDEGHVDFIGTDTHKAKHLHWLEKVRKLSYYNKALGLSLLNHSIKEVPQK; this is encoded by the coding sequence ATGAAGTGGTTATTCAAGTTATTTGGGAAAAAGGATCAATCTAAAAATAAAGAAGTAATTAAGGAACCCATGGGACCTCCGATTACTACTGATATGCACGCCCATTTTCTTCCTGGAATTGATGATGGTGCTCAGAATATTGGAGAATCTTTAGCTATTATCAAATCATTGCACTCCATGGGTTATACTAAATTAGTAGCTACCCCCCATGTGATGAGCGACTTTTTTAAAAATACTCCAGAAATTATCCATAAAGCACTAGAGGAAGTTAGAACAGCAGTAAAAGAAGAAGGTATCTCTATAGAGATTGATGCTGCAGCAGAATATTATCTAGATGATGTTTTTATCAAAAAACTCAGACAAGGCGAGAAGTTTTTGACCTTCGGAGATAATTACTTGTTGATGGAAACTTCATTTATTAATCCATGTATTTTTATTGATGAAGCTATATTCTTAGCCATTTCAAAAGGATATAAGCCCGTCATTGCCCATCCCGAAAGATATGGATATACCTATGAAAATAACTTTGACGAAATCGTTCGTTGGAAAAAATTAGGTGCTTTACTTCAGATCAATGCCCTTTCATTAGCAGGCTATTACTCTTCGAATGCTAAACGTTATGCAGAAAGATTGATTGATGAAGGACACGTAGATTTTATCGGAACGGACACTCACAAAGCAAAACATCTACATTGGTTAGAAAAAGTAAGGAAACTATCGTACTATAATAAGGCTCTTGGCTTATCTTTGCTAAACCATAGCATAAAAGAAGTGCCACAAAAATAA
- a CDS encoding NAD-dependent epimerase/dehydratase family protein: MQLEGKKVFITGATGFVGGYITRTLHQQKAKIIALKGRKNDTSFIEDIKDDIQWEEADILDPNTLKEALQGVDYIVHTASIVSFEKGLEELRSVNVDGTANLVNMAIEANVEKFIHISSIAALGVPEFGNEIDENSKWTGEKGVSAYGISKYNAEQEVWRGYREGLNVVVLNPSVILGVGDFSRSSLAIFQTVKKGLKYYPTGFFSSVDIRDVVDAVVKVFDEHISGERFILNAHSIPYKKALELMADGLNVAPPKKKISKKLTQLVSSFEGFISLFSGKQKKLTKDVVRTMYTQNVYKSDKAMSTLQLQFKPLEETMNWVKTHQN; this comes from the coding sequence TTGCAACTTGAAGGAAAAAAAGTATTCATCACCGGAGCAACAGGCTTTGTCGGTGGATATATCACTAGAACATTACATCAGCAAAAAGCTAAAATAATCGCATTAAAAGGGAGAAAAAATGATACTTCTTTCATTGAAGACATCAAAGATGATATTCAATGGGAAGAAGCAGATATTCTTGACCCTAATACTCTTAAAGAAGCACTTCAAGGTGTGGATTACATTGTACATACCGCTTCTATAGTTTCTTTCGAAAAAGGACTAGAAGAATTGCGATCTGTGAATGTTGACGGTACAGCAAACCTAGTAAATATGGCTATAGAAGCAAATGTTGAAAAGTTTATTCACATCAGTTCTATTGCTGCTTTAGGTGTCCCTGAATTTGGCAACGAAATTGACGAAAACTCTAAATGGACTGGAGAAAAAGGTGTTTCTGCTTATGGTATATCTAAATACAACGCTGAGCAAGAGGTGTGGAGAGGATACAGAGAAGGTTTAAATGTAGTGGTTTTAAATCCGTCTGTGATTTTAGGTGTAGGTGATTTCTCTAGAAGCTCATTGGCGATTTTTCAAACAGTAAAGAAAGGGCTAAAATATTATCCTACTGGATTTTTTAGTTCTGTAGATATACGTGATGTGGTCGATGCTGTGGTTAAAGTATTCGATGAACATATTTCTGGAGAGCGATTTATTCTCAATGCACATTCTATTCCTTATAAAAAAGCCTTGGAACTAATGGCCGATGGTTTGAATGTCGCTCCTCCGAAGAAAAAGATTTCAAAAAAACTAACACAATTGGTTTCTTCTTTTGAAGGTTTTATCAGTTTATTTTCTGGAAAGCAGAAGAAATTAACGAAAGATGTGGTACGCACAATGTACACTCAGAATGTATATAAAAGTGATAAAGCCATGTCAACGCTTCAACTTCAGTTTAAACCTTTAGAAGAGACCATGAATTGGGTAAAAACACATCAAAACTAA
- a CDS encoding tetratricopeptide repeat protein — protein MSNQFNDDINKVIKEYEKNLKEGRSDFYDLDTFEEILEYYFEEFKINKALSVCEHAESFYPNSALIKVYRSKISAYMGNYKEALQLSNEAEKIAPNDYIVLFQKGTIHSILGETEKAIGYFYKALDESHASEKGELLYNMAITYLSADQFDDAYEVFKSALAEDQSLEEAVYELYDLALKLNKLGDVETLLEALIDLNPYKAESWYNKGIFFSQAKQFDKALASFEYATLVNEKFENAYMHMGHCYLNKKEFANAFRKYLEALQVTKKPTPELYCHLGAASEMMEDYNVGIRYFKKALEIDVDYDDAWFGVGENHRKLGNFLEATHYLNKAVKLNPHYDEYWYALAKAESSLGNFVAGIEAFKSATSLNPNKIGIWLDWSEVYSKNEEMDEAIEVMKKAINNIPEHASLYYRKAAYQLLDGKMNEAFASIQKALELDYDVHQELIDYMPEESMKKILKSAIDKFKR, from the coding sequence ATGTCGAATCAATTTAACGACGATATAAATAAGGTCATCAAAGAATATGAGAAAAACCTTAAAGAAGGACGTAGTGATTTCTATGACCTAGACACTTTTGAGGAGATTCTTGAATATTACTTTGAGGAATTTAAAATCAATAAAGCTTTAAGCGTTTGTGAGCATGCCGAAAGCTTTTACCCAAATTCTGCATTAATCAAAGTCTATCGTTCTAAGATTAGTGCATATATGGGCAATTATAAAGAAGCCTTACAATTATCTAATGAGGCGGAAAAAATAGCTCCAAACGATTACATCGTGCTTTTCCAAAAAGGCACTATCCATTCAATTTTAGGAGAAACTGAAAAAGCCATCGGGTATTTTTATAAAGCGTTGGATGAAAGTCATGCCTCAGAAAAAGGCGAACTTTTATACAATATGGCCATCACTTATTTATCTGCAGATCAATTTGATGATGCCTATGAAGTGTTTAAATCTGCCCTTGCTGAAGATCAATCTTTAGAGGAAGCAGTGTACGAACTTTACGATTTAGCACTTAAGCTCAATAAGTTAGGTGATGTTGAAACATTATTGGAAGCACTTATTGATCTCAACCCTTATAAAGCAGAAAGTTGGTACAACAAAGGTATTTTCTTTAGTCAAGCCAAACAATTTGATAAAGCTTTGGCTTCCTTCGAATATGCTACATTGGTTAATGAAAAGTTCGAAAATGCCTATATGCATATGGGGCATTGTTATTTGAACAAAAAGGAATTTGCCAATGCGTTTAGAAAATACCTGGAAGCTTTACAAGTCACTAAAAAACCAACACCAGAGTTGTACTGTCATTTAGGTGCTGCATCAGAAATGATGGAGGACTATAATGTTGGGATCCGTTATTTTAAAAAGGCATTAGAAATAGATGTCGATTACGATGATGCTTGGTTTGGAGTAGGAGAGAACCACAGAAAACTAGGCAACTTCCTTGAAGCCACTCATTATTTAAACAAGGCGGTAAAGCTTAATCCTCATTATGATGAGTATTGGTATGCCTTGGCAAAAGCAGAAAGTTCTTTAGGAAATTTCGTTGCTGGAATTGAAGCATTCAAAAGTGCTACTAGTCTAAATCCGAATAAAATAGGTATTTGGTTGGATTGGTCTGAGGTGTACAGCAAAAACGAAGAGATGGACGAGGCGATTGAGGTCATGAAAAAAGCCATCAATAATATTCCAGAACATGCTTCTTTATATTATCGTAAGGCCGCTTATCAATTACTTGATGGTAAGATGAATGAGGCTTTTGCTTCTATTCAAAAAGCATTGGAACTCGACTACGATGTACATCAAGAATTAATTGATTATATGCCTGAGGAATCGATGAAAAAAATTCTAAAATCCGCAATTGATAAGTTTAAAAGATAA
- a CDS encoding phosphosulfolactate synthase, protein MNYVLNNLPERSAKPRDKGLTMAMDKGMSLREVEDILETSGDYIDIVKLGWATSYVYPKLQEKINLYQEAGIKVYLGGTLFEAFVIRDQFEDYLRVLDKFNLDFAEVSDGSMDMAHDVKCEYIHKLSQRATVVSEVGSKDEEKIIPPYKWIELMRAELDAGAWKVIGEAREGGNVGLFRSSGEVRSGLVEEILTQIPYEKIIWEAPQKAQQVWFIKLIGTNVNLGNIAPKEVIPLETIRLGLRGDTFHDFLNEGWK, encoded by the coding sequence ATGAATTACGTATTAAATAATCTCCCTGAAAGAAGTGCAAAGCCTAGAGACAAAGGTTTAACGATGGCAATGGACAAAGGAATGTCCCTACGTGAAGTAGAAGATATTTTAGAAACTTCGGGTGATTACATAGATATAGTAAAATTAGGATGGGCTACTTCTTACGTATATCCTAAACTACAAGAAAAAATTAACCTGTATCAAGAAGCTGGAATTAAAGTATACTTAGGTGGAACATTGTTCGAAGCATTCGTTATTCGCGATCAGTTCGAAGATTACTTAAGAGTTCTTGATAAATTCAACTTAGATTTCGCTGAAGTATCAGACGGATCTATGGACATGGCTCACGATGTAAAATGTGAGTATATCCACAAATTATCTCAGCGTGCAACTGTTGTATCTGAGGTAGGATCTAAGGATGAAGAAAAAATTATTCCTCCATACAAATGGATCGAATTAATGCGTGCTGAATTAGACGCTGGTGCTTGGAAAGTAATCGGTGAAGCTAGAGAAGGTGGTAACGTTGGTTTATTCCGTTCTTCTGGTGAAGTAAGATCTGGTTTGGTAGAAGAAATTCTTACTCAAATTCCTTACGAAAAAATTATCTGGGAAGCACCTCAAAAAGCACAACAAGTTTGGTTTATCAAATTGATTGGTACTAACGTAAACTTGGGTAACATTGCTCCTAAAGAAGTAATTCCTTTAGAAACTATCCGTTTAGGTTTAAGAGGAGATACTTTCCACGACTTCTTAAACGAAGGCTGGAAGTAA
- a CDS encoding flavin reductase family protein produces MKKIIPSEISTSEMHSYLLNAIAPRPIAFVSTVDAAGKVNLSPYSCFNFFGANPAIFVFSPTRSVRGNALKHTLENIQETKECTVNIVTYDFVHQMSLSSTAYDKGVNEFVKAGLTETPSDIVAPPRVAESPVQFECKLREVMPMGDEGGAGNLVICEVVCIHVNENYLNEEGVLDSAKLDLMGRMGGNLYVRASGDALLGIQKPIQKKGIGIDQLPLHIIESNILTGNHLAQLANVDHIPTETELSTIETPQTSSSEENHTLAAHLINKGMINEAWKVLLF; encoded by the coding sequence ATGAAAAAAATTATCCCATCGGAGATAAGCACCTCAGAAATGCATTCTTATCTATTGAATGCTATTGCTCCTCGTCCTATTGCTTTTGTAAGTACGGTCGATGCTGCTGGAAAAGTGAACCTTAGTCCTTACAGTTGCTTTAATTTCTTTGGAGCAAATCCTGCCATTTTTGTGTTCTCACCTACTCGAAGTGTGAGAGGAAATGCCTTAAAACACACTTTAGAAAATATACAGGAGACCAAAGAGTGTACAGTCAATATTGTGACGTATGATTTCGTTCATCAAATGTCATTATCAAGCACAGCTTACGATAAAGGTGTGAATGAATTTGTGAAGGCCGGATTAACGGAAACACCTTCGGATATCGTGGCCCCGCCAAGAGTAGCAGAGTCACCTGTTCAATTCGAATGTAAATTAAGAGAAGTGATGCCCATGGGCGATGAAGGAGGAGCAGGAAATTTAGTCATCTGTGAAGTGGTTTGCATTCATGTCAATGAAAACTACCTTAATGAAGAGGGTGTATTGGATTCTGCAAAATTGGATTTGATGGGAAGAATGGGTGGCAATCTCTACGTGAGAGCATCAGGTGATGCCTTATTGGGAATTCAGAAACCCATACAGAAAAAGGGAATTGGTATTGATCAATTGCCATTACACATTATTGAGAGCAATATATTAACGGGAAATCATTTGGCACAATTGGCCAATGTAGATCATATTCCTACAGAAACAGAGTTGAGTACTATAGAGACTCCACAAACGTCTTCTTCAGAGGAAAATCATACGCTAGCAGCTCACCTGATCAATAAAGGAATGATCAATGAGGCTTGGAAAGTGTTATTGTTTTAA
- a CDS encoding GNAT family N-acyltransferase: MQPQIIPTSELMEELNLNKLSADLMMKTTGLSSFNEMYSQLSEYEGVELIEEALKMMNIKVEISDEDLKKIPKWGAFITISNHPYGLLDGVVLLQILRKIRPDYKVTANFLLGKMKPFQELFIPVDPFKKTNFKASEKVKQALANGDSIGLFPAGEVSTYYNSHKGIADKPWSTSAIKLIKRAEVPVIPIYFHGVNSWVFHLLGRIHPLLRTFQIPKEFLNKKNHTVKVRIGQPIPVKKQNEYEDLSSFGQMLRDKTYLLGEGMKKQKFLRPNKKAKTVAEEVIAEIPKEIIKDEIQSLPESSLLCAHGQNEVRIAHSDAIPYTLLEIGRLREITFRAVGEGTNREVDLDKFDEYYHHLFIWNTATAQIIGAYRIGVGEEIVQNIGKKGFYTNTLFKFKNDFIHVLNNGIELGRSFVIQEKQRDAYPLFLLWKGINTYLKRNPQFKYMFGPVSISNDYSNAAKEAIIYYSYKHLYDHDIAQFVKPRKRYKIGDQIKKYIDNLIQKESIAIDELDKLVMDIEPKRFKVPVLIRQYIRLNGRMIGFNIDPKFNHCLDGLILVNVDNIPEKITNQLQ, from the coding sequence ATGCAACCTCAAATTATACCTACTTCAGAATTAATGGAGGAGCTTAACTTAAATAAGTTGAGTGCTGACTTAATGATGAAAACAACGGGACTATCATCATTTAATGAAATGTATTCTCAGTTATCGGAATACGAAGGTGTAGAGCTTATTGAAGAAGCTTTGAAAATGATGAACATCAAAGTGGAAATAAGCGATGAAGATCTTAAGAAAATACCCAAATGGGGTGCTTTTATCACTATTTCTAACCACCCCTATGGTTTATTGGATGGGGTTGTATTGCTTCAAATTCTTAGAAAAATTCGACCGGATTATAAGGTGACCGCCAATTTTTTATTGGGTAAAATGAAGCCTTTTCAAGAGTTGTTTATTCCTGTTGATCCTTTTAAGAAAACCAATTTCAAAGCATCAGAAAAGGTAAAACAAGCTTTAGCAAACGGTGATTCTATTGGTCTTTTTCCTGCAGGAGAAGTTTCTACTTATTATAACTCTCATAAAGGTATTGCCGATAAACCTTGGAGTACTTCTGCCATTAAGTTGATCAAAAGAGCTGAGGTACCGGTGATACCGATTTATTTCCATGGGGTAAACAGTTGGGTATTTCATTTATTAGGTAGAATACATCCATTGTTAAGAACTTTTCAAATCCCTAAAGAATTTCTGAATAAAAAGAATCATACCGTTAAAGTTCGCATTGGTCAGCCGATACCCGTAAAAAAGCAAAATGAATATGAAGATCTTTCTTCATTTGGTCAAATGCTTCGAGATAAAACCTATCTATTAGGTGAGGGGATGAAAAAACAAAAATTTTTACGTCCGAATAAAAAAGCAAAAACAGTAGCCGAGGAGGTAATTGCTGAAATCCCAAAAGAGATTATTAAAGATGAAATACAAAGTCTACCTGAATCTTCTTTATTATGTGCACATGGTCAGAACGAAGTACGAATAGCACATTCTGATGCTATACCATATACCCTTTTAGAAATTGGTCGATTAAGAGAAATCACTTTCAGAGCTGTGGGAGAGGGAACCAATAGAGAAGTAGATCTTGATAAATTCGATGAGTATTACCATCACTTATTTATTTGGAATACGGCTACTGCTCAAATAATTGGTGCCTACAGAATTGGAGTAGGAGAAGAGATTGTTCAAAATATCGGGAAGAAAGGATTTTATACCAATACATTATTCAAGTTCAAAAACGACTTTATTCACGTTCTAAACAATGGTATTGAATTAGGAAGATCTTTTGTGATCCAAGAAAAACAAAGAGACGCCTATCCATTGTTTTTACTTTGGAAAGGTATCAATACCTATCTAAAAAGAAATCCACAATTTAAATACATGTTTGGTCCTGTGAGTATCAGTAATGATTATTCGAATGCAGCTAAAGAGGCCATTATCTATTATAGTTATAAACATTTGTACGATCATGATATCGCCCAATTTGTGAAACCAAGAAAACGCTATAAAATAGGTGATCAAATCAAAAAGTATATTGATAACCTGATCCAGAAAGAAAGTATCGCTATAGATGAGTTGGATAAATTGGTGATGGACATAGAACCAAAAAGATTTAAGGTGCCTGTTTTAATCAGACAATATATCCGATTAAATGGTAGAATGATTGGTTTCAACATCGATCCAAAATTCAACCATTGCTTGGATGGTTTAATTCTAGTGAATGTTGATAACATACCTGAAAAAATTACAAATCAACTACAATAA
- a CDS encoding RluA family pseudouridine synthase, translating into MNLDQSQIIYEDNHLVVVNKAPGILVQGDDTGDETLTDIVKEYIKDKYNKPGAVFLAPVHRLDRPVSGVVVFARTSKAAERMAKIFQEHKITKTYLALVSKRPQKDEDTMINWLKKDEKKNRTHVYLSDRRGGKYCETYYKLLGRVGDNYCLHVEPKTGRSHQIRAQLGNIGSPIRGDMKYGAKGRIMKGKLIFLHAKELSFEHPVKKEPMRFTARVPEHDIWKNFAKMM; encoded by the coding sequence ATGAATTTAGATCAGTCACAAATAATCTATGAAGACAACCACTTAGTGGTTGTGAACAAGGCACCTGGTATTTTAGTACAAGGTGATGACACCGGCGATGAAACACTTACCGATATCGTAAAAGAGTATATCAAGGATAAGTACAATAAACCGGGCGCTGTATTTTTAGCACCTGTTCATAGATTGGACCGTCCAGTGAGTGGTGTGGTTGTTTTTGCACGTACTTCCAAAGCAGCGGAACGTATGGCAAAGATTTTCCAAGAGCACAAAATCACAAAAACTTATTTGGCCTTAGTCAGCAAGCGTCCTCAAAAAGACGAAGACACGATGATTAACTGGCTGAAGAAAGACGAAAAGAAAAATAGAACACACGTTTATTTATCAGATCGTCGTGGTGGTAAATATTGTGAGACCTATTACAAGTTATTGGGTCGTGTTGGCGATAACTATTGCTTGCATGTAGAGCCAAAAACAGGTCGTTCTCATCAAATTAGAGCACAATTAGGTAATATCGGTTCTCCTATCCGTGGGGATATGAAGTACGGAGCCAAAGGTAGAATCATGAAAGGAAAATTAATCTTCCTTCATGCTAAAGAATTATCATTCGAGCACCCAGTAAAAAAGGAGCCAATGAGATTCACCGCTAGAGTTCCAGAACACGATATATGGAAGAACTTCGCTAAGATGATGTAA